From Desulfurobacteriaceae bacterium:
AGTAAAGTTTTAGAAACAGCACCTTTTGGAGTTGTTAACCAACCTTACTTTTTAAACTTGGGACTTTTAGTAGAAACCCATCATCCACCTTTTGAACTTTTAAATCTTGTAAAGTGGATAGAAAAGAGAGTAGGAAGGTATAAGACCTTTAGGTGGGGACCAAGAGTAGTAGATATAGACATTGTAATCTATGGAAACTTTTTTATAGATACAAGAAAACTAAAAGTTCCCCATCCCGGTTTAAGGGATAGGGAGTTTTTTAAAACAATTAAAAGCTATTTGTTAGCTTAACCACTTCCATTAAAGTCTCAAAAGGTCTTCCTTCCTCTAAAACTTTTGTAGCAAGGTCTATTCCTTCTTCTACCGTTTTAACTTTATCACCTGCCAAAAGTGCAAAGGCTGCATTTAGGACAACAATCTCCCTTTTTGATCCTTTTTCTTCTCCTTTTAGTATTCTTTCAACAATTTTCTTATTTTCCTCTAAAGTCTCGCCACCTTTTAGCTCTTCAAAGGTTCCTCTCCTTAACCCAAAGTCTTCTGGGGAAATTTCGTAAGTCTTTAACTCACAGTCCGAAATTTCGGTGATCGTGGTCTTATCGCAGATTGTTATTTCGTCAGTGCCATCTTTTCCGTGGACTATAAAAGATCTTTTTGTTCCAAGTTTTAGTAGAACTTTCCCAAGTTTCTCTGTTAAATCTTCTCTAAACACTCCCATAAGTTGTCTTTTAGCTCCAGCAGGATTTGTCATTGGTCCAAGAAGATTAAATATGGTTCTTATTCCCAGTTCCCTTCTTGGTTTTACAACTTTTGCCATTGCAGGATGAAATCTTGGAGCAAACATGAAGCCAAAGTTCGTTTCTTTAATACATTCTGCCACTTCCTCTGGAGCTAAGTCAATTTTCACACCAAAGCTTTCCAAAATGTCTGCGCTTCCACATTTGCTCGAAACGGATCGGTTTCCGTGCTTTGCTACTGGTACGCCACAGGAAGCAACAACAAGAGCAACTGTTGTAGATATGTTAAAAGTTCCCTTTAAATCCCCTCCCGTTCCACAGGTGTCGACTATCTTTTCTTTAACATCTTCAGGGAGAGGAACTTTTAAACTCTTTTCTCTCATAACATACGTAGCACCTGCAACTTCTTCTTCTGTTTCTCCTTTCGCCCTCAAGGCAACAAGAATTCCTGCTATCTGAGCATCTGTAAGTTCTCCATCCATTATTTTTGTAAAGAGATCTTTGGTTTCCTCAAAAAATAAATTTTGCTTTTCAACCAGTTTATTTAAAACTTCCTTAACCTCCATCTTCTCCTCTCTGCTTTTAAATTTTAAAAATTTTAACATTGAATTCTTTAAGTACCTGGCTTTTCAAATCTTCCAGATCACTAACTCTAAATAGATGAGACAAACACTTACAATCACTTGAACCAAAGCCAAAAACGGGTTCTTCCGTTTTGGATATAAAATCTGCCAGTAAGCATTCAAGCCTTTTATTTTCCACTATCCAAACTTCAAGTGCTTTAAAAGAATCTTGAGCTGAAACGAAATCGAAATGCCAATGCTTTTTCTTGTCCTTTTTAAGGTGTCTTTGTATTCTTTTTTTCAATCCTCCACTTCCAAAAGCTGAACCGACATAAAGATAAGTTCCCTTCTTAAGAAAGAATTTTTTACCGCTTCTTACTTTTAGAGAAACGTCATCTATTGAGAAAACGAGGCAATAAGTTCCTTTTGTGTTCTTTTTTAGAAACATCTTTTTAAACTCCTGTTTTGTATTTTGGTTGATTGGTTGAATGGAGAAATGGTTGAATTGGAAAAGAAATTTTAAAATATGAAATGAATAAACAAAAAAGGGAGAGCTAAAGTGGCTTCTTACTCTGTAAACGACCTTACTTTCTTTACGAATGAGGAAGGAAGAAAGTTAATAGATAGGTTTAAAGCCGTTCTTAGAGATACTAGAGAACTTGACATTATCGTCGGTTATTTCTACCTCTCAGGACTTTATCAGTTACACGAAGAGCTTGAAAAGGTAGACAAAATCAGAATTATTGTTGGAATGCAAGTAGGGAGAGGCGTTTTTAATCTTTTGGAAAAAGCAAAGAGCGTTGCTGAATCAAGGAAGGAATATCTTGAAAAAGTGGTAGAAGAACTATCAAGTAGAGATTACGAAGATTCTCTTGAAAGAGAAAAAGCTATTAGAAAATTTATAGAGTGGATAAGAAGTGGAAAACTTGAGATAAAGTACTATCCCCACTCTCCACTTCATGCAAAGCTTTATATTTTCAAAAGTAGAGGTGAAGTAGACCTTGGAAGAGTTATTACAGGTTCTTCAAACTTTACAATCTCAGGACTTAAAGAAAACTTGGAATTTAACGTAGAACTTAAAAATGCAAGTGATGTTCTGTTTGCCATTGATCGTTTTGAAGCTTTATGGAAAGAGTGTGTAGATATATCAGAAGATATTGTTAAAACAGTTAAAGAAAGAACATGGCTTAACGATACTCTTTCTCCTTATGAACTTTACCTAAAGTTTCTCTACGAATTTTTACACGACCAGCTTGACTTTAAGGAAGAAGATCTAATTCTTCCAGAAGGTTTTAAGAAACTAAAGTATCAAATAGAAGCTGTTGCAGATGCTGAATCAAAACTTAAAAAGCACGGAGGAGTTTTTCTTTCAGACGTTGTTGGGCTTGGTAAAACCTTCATAGCAGCAATGCTTTGTTCAAAACTTAAAAAGAAAGTTCTCGTCTTTGCACCACCTCACCTTACTGAATACTGGGAAGATGTTCTCAGAGAGTTTGGAGTCCGATCAAAGGTTATCTCTTCAGGACTTTTGAAAAATATTAATCCCCAAGAGTTTAAAGACTATCCAGTAGTTGTTATAGATGAAGCCCATAGGTTCCGAAACGAAGAAACAAAAAGTTATGAAAACTTACATTCAATATGTAAAGGAAAGAAAGTAATACTCATCACGGCAACTCCTTATAATAACAAACCTTCAGATGTAAAAAACCAGCTTTTACTTTTCCAAAATCGCTATCGGTCAACAATACCTGGGGTTACAAACCTTGAAGACTTTTTCAAAAACTTGGAAAGAAAAATAAAGGAAGTTGATAGAAAAAAGAATCCCAAAAAGTATAAGGAAGTCCTTAAAGAGTGTGGAAGAGAAATCAGAACAAAAATTCTTAGATATGTAATGGTTAGAAGAACAAGAAAAGAAGTGGAAAAATACTATGGAAAAGACCTAAAAGCTCAAGGTGTATCTTTTCCAAAAGTAAAACCTCCAAAGAAGGTTTATTACTTTTTAGACAAAGACCTTGATAATCTTTACAACAAAACAATAGAAACGATAGGAAACCTTTCCTATGC
This genomic window contains:
- the folK gene encoding 2-amino-4-hydroxy-6-hydroxymethyldihydropteridine diphosphokinase — translated: MKVLLILGSNLGNRYENLNKAEKLIEKFVGKILKRSKVLETAPFGVVNQPYFLNLGLLVETHHPPFELLNLVKWIEKRVGRYKTFRWGPRVVDIDIVIYGNFFIDTRKLKVPHPGLRDREFFKTIKSYLLA
- the trpD gene encoding anthranilate phosphoribosyltransferase: MEVKEVLNKLVEKQNLFFEETKDLFTKIMDGELTDAQIAGILVALRAKGETEEEVAGATYVMREKSLKVPLPEDVKEKIVDTCGTGGDLKGTFNISTTVALVVASCGVPVAKHGNRSVSSKCGSADILESFGVKIDLAPEEVAECIKETNFGFMFAPRFHPAMAKVVKPRRELGIRTIFNLLGPMTNPAGAKRQLMGVFREDLTEKLGKVLLKLGTKRSFIVHGKDGTDEITICDKTTITEISDCELKTYEISPEDFGLRRGTFEELKGGETLEENKKIVERILKGEEKGSKREIVVLNAAFALLAGDKVKTVEEGIDLATKVLEEGRPFETLMEVVKLTNSF
- a CDS encoding GIY-YIG nuclease family protein: MFLKKNTKGTYCLVFSIDDVSLKVRSGKKFFLKKGTYLYVGSAFGSGGLKKRIQRHLKKDKKKHWHFDFVSAQDSFKALEVWIVENKRLECLLADFISKTEEPVFGFGSSDCKCLSHLFRVSDLEDLKSQVLKEFNVKIFKI
- a CDS encoding SNF2-related protein; amino-acid sequence: MASYSVNDLTFFTNEEGRKLIDRFKAVLRDTRELDIIVGYFYLSGLYQLHEELEKVDKIRIIVGMQVGRGVFNLLEKAKSVAESRKEYLEKVVEELSSRDYEDSLEREKAIRKFIEWIRSGKLEIKYYPHSPLHAKLYIFKSRGEVDLGRVITGSSNFTISGLKENLEFNVELKNASDVLFAIDRFEALWKECVDISEDIVKTVKERTWLNDTLSPYELYLKFLYEFLHDQLDFKEEDLILPEGFKKLKYQIEAVADAESKLKKHGGVFLSDVVGLGKTFIAAMLCSKLKKKVLVFAPPHLTEYWEDVLREFGVRSKVISSGLLKNINPQEFKDYPVVVIDEAHRFRNEETKSYENLHSICKGKKVILITATPYNNKPSDVKNQLLLFQNRYRSTIPGVTNLEDFFKNLERKIKEVDRKKNPKKYKEVLKECGREIRTKILRYVMVRRTRKEVEKYYGKDLKAQGVSFPKVKPPKKVYYFLDKDLDNLYNKTIETIGNLSYARYRPALYLKTKLKENDPEFISQKNLAGLMKTLLLKRLESSFEAFRKTLDRFLESHEKFLKMFKEKGEVYVSKEVDG